In a single window of the Sylvia atricapilla isolate bSylAtr1 chromosome 20, bSylAtr1.pri, whole genome shotgun sequence genome:
- the KCTD7 gene encoding BTB/POZ domain-containing protein KCTD7 yields MVVVTGQGKASATPDDAMSSSDAEDDFQEPATPTATQAGQALPLLPQQFPEVVPLNVGGMFFTTRLSTLRRYEDTMLAAMFSGRHYIPTDAEGRYFIDRDGTYFGDILNFLRSGDLPPRERVRSVYKEAQYYSIGPLLDNLEDIQPLKGEKVRQAFLGLMPYYKDHLERIVEIAKLRAMQRKARFAKLKVCVFKEEMPITPYECPHFNSLRFERSESEAKLFEHHCEVDVSFGPWEAVADVYDLLHCIVSDLSARGIAVDHQCIGVCDKHLINHYYCKRPIYEFKITWW; encoded by the exons ATGGTGGTAGTCACGGGGCAGGGCAAAGCCAGCGCCACCCCGGATGATGCCATGTCGAGCTCGGATGCAGAGGATGATTTCCAAGAGCCGGCCACTCCCACCGCCACCCAGGCGGGACAAGcgctgccgctgctgccgcaGCAG TTCCCCGAGGTGGTCCCGCTGAACGTGGGGGGGATGTTTTTCACCACCAGACTGTCGACGCTGCGCAGGTACGAGGACACGATGCTGGCAGCCATGTTCAGTGGCAGGCACTACATCCCCACCGACGCCGAGGGCAGGTACTTCATCGACAGGGATGGCACCTACTTTGG agACATACTAAATTTCCTACGATCTGGTGACCTGCCCCCCCGAGAGCGAGTGAGGTCAGTGTACAAGGAAGCTCAGTATTATTCCATAGGACCTTTGCTAGACAATCTAGAGGATATCCAGCCtcttaaaggagaaaaagttaGACAAGCTTTCCTGGGCCTAATGCCATATTACAAAG ACCACCTGGAGCGCATCGTGGAGATCGCCAAGCTGCGCGCCATGCAGAGGAAGGCGCGCTTCGCCAAGCTCAAGGTGTGCGTCTTCAAGGAGGAGATGCCCATCACTCCCTACGAGTGCCCCCACTTCAACTCCCTGCGCTTCGAGCGCAGCGAGAGCGAGGCCAAGCTCTTTGAGCACCACTGCGAGGTGGACGTGTCCTTCGGGCCCTGGGAGGCCGTGGCCGATGTCTACGACCTGCTGCACTGCATCGTCAGCGACCTGTCGGCGCGCGGCATCGCCGTGGACCACCAGTGCATCGGCGTCTGCGACAAGCACCTCATCAACCACTACTACTGCAAGCGCCCCATCTACGAGTTCAAGATCACCTGGTGGTGA